The Oncorhynchus masou masou isolate Uvic2021 chromosome 31, UVic_Omas_1.1, whole genome shotgun sequence genome includes a region encoding these proteins:
- the LOC135525244 gene encoding synaptotagmin-9-like — MPGDREDEIFRKALELLSDLCSRGEVQNDNCVDFIYYFRDLARPRHSDSDVSVSLLSLVVTTCGLALFGVSLFVSWKLCWVPWRDRGLPSGLKDGQGDQQPVMMEVDGVENEYSEDCVKEPSGLVVPEAIMKISHTSPDIPLEAQSKLKENHVRHITRVQRQITEPTSSVRHNSIRRQMNLSNPDFNIGQFQRQESLATLGRIKPELYKQRSVDTDDGRKTDSCGRIHFILKFDCDLEQLIIKIHKAQDLPAKDFSGTSDPYVKIYLLPDRKTKHQTKVHRKTLNPVFDEVFLFPVAYTELPTRKLHFSVYDFDRFSRHDIIGQVQVDNFLDLADFPRETKLCRDIQYVTSDNVDLGDLMFSLCYLPTAGRLTITMIKARNLKAMDITGASDPYVKVSLMCEGRRLKKRKTSTKRNTLNPVYNEAIVFDVPPENIDQISLLIAVMDYDRVGHNEVIGVCRVGNEAESLGRDHWNEMLSYPRKPIAHWHPLVEWMGQGTAGESQGGSTNSLKTPPSP, encoded by the exons ATGTGTCAGTGAGCCTGCTGTCTCTGGTGGTGACCACCTGTGGCCTAGCCCTTTTCGGGGTCTCACTTTTCGTCTCGTGGAAGCTGTGCTGGGTGCCATGGCGCGACCGTGGCCTCCCCAGCGGCCTGAAGGATGGCCAGGGGGACCAGCAGCCAGTCATGATGGAGGTGGATGGGGTGGAGAATGAGTACAGTGAGGACTGTGTCAAGGAGCCTTCAGGCCTGGTAGTCCCCGAGGCAATCATGAAGATCAGCCACACATCTCCAGACATCCCCCTGGAGGCCCAGTCCAAGCTCAAGGAGAACCATGTCCGCCACATCACCCGCGTGCAGCGCCAGATCACTGAGCCCACCTCCTCTGTCCG GCACAACTCCATCCGCCGCCAAATGAACCTATCCAACCCAGACTTCAACATTGGCCAGTTCCAGAGACAGGAGTCCCTGGCCACTCTGGGCCGGATCAAACCCGAGCTCTATAAGCAACGCTCTGTGGACACGGACGACGGCAGGAAGACGGACAGCTGCGGCCGCATACATTTCATCCTCAAGTTCGACTGTGACCTGGAGCAGCTCATCATCAAGATCCACAAGGCCCAGGATTTACCGGCCAAGGATTTCTCAGGAACCTCTGACCCTTACGTCAAAATCTACCTGCTCCCCGACCGTAAGACCAAGCACCAGACCAAGGTGCACCGCAAGACCCTCAACCCTGTGTTCGACGAGGTCTTCCTGTTCCCTGTGGCCTACACTGAGCTGCCCACACGCAAACTGCACTTCAGCGTCTACGACTTTGACCGCTTCTCCCGCCACGACATCATTGGCCAGGTGCAGGTGGATAACTTCCTGGACCTTGCAGACTTTCCCAGAGAGACTAAACTCTGTAGGGACATCCAGTACGTCACCTCG GACAATGTGGACTTGGGGGATCTCATGTTCTCCCTGTGTTACTTACCAACGGCTGGAAGGCTAACCATCACAATGATCAAGGCTAGGAACCTCAAAGCCATGGACATCACTGGAGCCTCAG ATCCTTATGTGAAGGTGTCTTTGATGTGTGAGGGACGGAGATTGAAGAAGAGGAAAACATCCACCAAGCGAAACACTCTGAATCCAGTCTACAACGAAGCCATAGTATTTGATGTCCCTCCTGAGAACATTGATCAGATCAGTCTCCTAATAGCAGTGATGGACTACGATCG GGTAGGTCACAATGAGGTCATTGGAGTGTGTAGGGTGGGCAATGAGGCGGAGAGCCTGGGCCGAGACCACTGGAACGAGATGCTGTCATACCCTCGCAAGCCCATCGCCCACTGGCACCCCCTGGtagag TGGATGGGTCAGGGGACTGCAGGTGAAAGCCAGGGCGGTTCCACCAACTCTCTGAAGACTCCTCCCTCACCATAA